One window of Mus caroli chromosome 11, CAROLI_EIJ_v1.1, whole genome shotgun sequence genomic DNA carries:
- the LOC110304404 gene encoding olfactory receptor 1468-like, whose translation MPGNNQTIISEFLLLGLPVPPEHEHLFYALFLVMYLTTILGNFIIIVVIHLDSHLHTPMYFFLSNLSFSDLCFSSVTMPKLLLNMQSQIPSIPYASCLAQMYFFLFFADLESFLLVAMAYDRYIAICFPLHYTSIMSPKLCVSLVLLSWLLTMSHAMLHTLLLTRLSFCENNVIPHFFCDLSALLKLACSDIHINELMVLIIGGLVVILPFLLIIVSYARIISSILKVPSTRGIHKVFSTCGSHLSVVSLFYGTIIGLYLCPSVNNSTLKETVISMMYTVVTPMLNPFIYSLRNRDMKGALKRLFQKKTIF comes from the coding sequence ATGCCTGGAAACAACCAAACTATCATCTCTGAGTTCCTCCTCCTGGGCCTGCCCGTTCCCCCAGAGCACGAGCACCTGTTCTATGCCCTGTTCCTGGTCATGTACCTCACCACCATCCTGGGGAACTTCATCATCATCGTTGTCATTCACCTGGATTCccatctccacacacccatgtacttctttctcaGCAACTTGTccttctctgatctctgcttttcctctgtcacAATGCCCAAGTTGCTCCTGAACATGCAGAGTCAAATTCCATCTATCCCTTATGCAAGCTGCCTGGCACaaatgtacttttttcttttttttgcagaCCTTGAGAGTTTCCTACTTGTggccatggcctatgaccgctatatAGCCATCTGCTTCCCTCTTCATTACACCAGCATCATGAGCCCCAAGCTCTGTGTGAGTCTGGTGTTGCTGTCCTGGTTGCTGACCATGTCCCATGCCATGTTGCACACTTTGCTCTTAACTAGGTTGTCTTTCTGTGAAAACAATGTGATCCCCCATTTTTTCTGTGATCTGTCTGCTCTCTTGAAGCTGGCCTGCTCTGATATTCACATTAATGAGTTGATGGTATTGATCATAGGAGGGCTTGTTGTTATACTCCCATTTCTGCTCATCATAGTGTCTTATGCACGCATCATCTCCTCCATCCTCAAGGTTCCTTCAACTCGAGGCATCCACAAGGTCTTCTCCACTTGTGGTTCTCACCTGTCTGTGGTGTCACTGTTCTATGGGACAATTATTGGCCTCTACTTATGTCCATCAGTCAATAACTCCACTCTGAAAGAGACTGTCATATCTATGATGTACACAGTGGTGACTCCCATGCTGAACCCCTTCATCTACAGCCTGCGGAACAGAGATATGAAGGGAGCCCTAAAAagattatttcaaaagaaaactatcTTCTGA